Proteins encoded by one window of Primulina huaijiensis isolate GDHJ02 chromosome 1, ASM1229523v2, whole genome shotgun sequence:
- the LOC140984034 gene encoding uncharacterized protein: protein MESSSTTLFLLLTISMLSISSATNIEPDCGSCHKPHPPKPPTTVVPLPPVTLPPVTLPPVTLPPVTVPNVPVPPVTVPNVPLLPPVTVPPVLTPPKETPCAPPAKATTCPIDTLKLGACVDLLGGLVHAVVGDPAVHECCPVLSGLVELEAAACLCTTLKIKALNLNIYVPIALQLLVICGKTPPPGYTCPI from the coding sequence ATGGAGTCCTCGTCCACCACTTTATTCCTTCTCCTAACAATTTCCATGCTCTCCATTTCCTCAGCCACCAATATCGAACCAGATTGTGGCTCCTGCCACAAGCCCCATCCCCCCAAGCCACCCACCACCGTCGTGCCGTTGCCGCCTGTGACTCTTCCACCCGTCACCCTCCCTCCCGTCACCCTTCCTCCCGTGACCGTGCCTAACGTGCCTGTCCCACCGGTGACTGTTCCCAACGTGCCACTGTTGCCGCCTGTCACAGTTCCTCCCGTACTCACCCCACCCAAGGAAACACCGTGCGCGCCTCCGGCAAAGGCTACTACTTGCCCGATTGATACACTAAAACTCGGTGCCTGCGTGGATCTTCTCGGTGGTTTGGTTCATGCTGTGGTGGGGGATCCAGCCGTGCACGAGTGTTGCCCCGTGCTCTCAGGGCTGGTTGAGCTGGAAGCCGCCGCGTGCTTGTGCACAACCCTTAAGATTAAGGCCCTTAATCTTAATATATATGTTCCCATTGCTCTTCAGCTGCTGGTCATCTGTGGGAAGACTCCACCTCCCGGATACACTTGCCCTATCTAA